In the genome of Streptomyces sp. SLBN-118, the window CGGGCAACGCCCTCTCCCGGCCGCGGATCCCCCCGCCCTCGAACCCCGGCCAGCACCGCAGATCCGCCTGACACGAGGAGGTCGGTGATGAAGAACAGAGCACGTGCGACCCTGCACCTCCAGCGCATCCTGCTCGCACCGCGGGCTGCCGTGTTCCGGGCCCTGACCGAACCGCAGGAGCTGGCGAAGTGGTTCGGCCCGGACGGATTCTCGATCCCCCACGTGGAAAGCGACCTGCGGACCGGCGGCGACTACCGCATCGCCATGCAGCCCCCTGAAGGAGACCTCTTCCACCTGGCGGGTCAGTTCCTCAAGGTCGACCCGCCAGTCCACCTGTCCTACACCTTCCGGTGGGAGCCCCCCGCCCCCGACGACCGGGAGACAGTGGTGTCCCTCTCCCTCCACGATCTCGGATGGACGGCCACGGAGCT includes:
- a CDS encoding SRPBCC domain-containing protein, coding for MKNRARATLHLQRILLAPRAAVFRALTEPQELAKWFGPDGFSIPHVESDLRTGGDYRIAMQPPEGDLFHLAGQFLKVDPPVHLSYTFRWEPPAPDDRETVVSLSLHDLGWTATELVFTQGDFATEERYALHEAGWTQSLDKLERLMSAA